The window TTGCGCCGTTGTACTTGCCGAACGTCGCCCATGATATCGTCCACGACATCGTCGCTCCCGATGCTGGGGAAAACGAGGGCGTAGTAGAACGCGCCGAGAAGCGGCAACAGCCACAGGAAGACGAAGTAGGCCAGCGTCGGGACGGGGAGACCGAGCATGTAGGTGTACTCGGTCACACCGGGATTCCACTGAAGCCAAATAATCGTGAATCCGGCCACGAAAATCGCGGCCAGACCGACCAGCAACCACGTGTACGGGGCGAGGTCGAGTTCGTCGCCGTGTCGCTCGATGGACGAGGCACCGAAGTTTGCGACGATGAACAGTGCCGCGAGGTACGAAAATACCAGATAGTTCTCGATCGCCGCGGAAACTAACAGTGCGACCGCTAGTACGGCTATCGTGCCCATTACCCTGTTTCGTGCGCCGAGCGTTGTTCGTGAGGACGCCATCTTGTATGGACCAGGGTACCAAATAGCGAAAAATAATGGGTTGATATGTAAACGGACGCTGACACGGCCTCCGGTTATTCCGCCCGTGTCCGGATGTTCGTAATCCGGCCGTCGACGAGGGTGAACTCGTCCTCGAACGTAAACAGTTCCTCACCGTCGGAATCGAGGAGACGACCCTCCACGACGGTCGTCGTCCCGTTCCCCGAGACGCTCGAAATCTCGTGTGTCGTGCGCTTGTTCGGTCGGTCGTCGCGCATGAAGGTCACGAGCGTTTCCCGCCCATCGATGGTTCGGTCGGGGCGGTCGTGAACGACATCCGGTGCGAGCAATCCCTCGAACGTTTCGTAGTCGTGCGCATCGATAGCGTCGTAATAGCCGCGAACGACCACCTCGGAGTCCATACGCGGGGGAACGGGAACGACCCTCTTTAGCGTCCCGGCACGGAAACGGGAGCAGCCACGGCGATTTGGGAGCGCTATTGATCGGTATGGAGGGATGGATGATTCACAATAGCAGTCATAGAAACGGCTTTACACCGTCTTTCGAAACTGACGTGCGCCGGGGAGACCCGGTCGATCAGTACTCCAAGAGGATTTCGTTTCCATATTGCCCCGTGCATCACGGGGCGCTCATCTTCCGCACTCCTTTCCCCAGAGCGACTTCCAACGCAATTTCGTGAGGGACGATTCTGTCTCCATGACACGGTTCCCTACCACGCTGTTTTTGGGCGACCCCTTCCAACTGCGCACCAGTGAGACTCCACGTCCGGTACGAGGGTGACGACGACCCGAAGAAATGTACGGCCCGGAAACTCGCGCGGTTCGACCTTACCGAACTGCACCGTTCGAGTCGGGCGACACCATACGGAATCGTGCTCAATCCGCACGCCGAGCAGGCACTCTCGCCCGCAGACAAGGAGGAGAGCCAGAATCTCGTCGCGCTCGACTGTTCGTGGAAGAGCGCCGAAACGGCTCTCTTCGAGATGCCGGGAATCCATCGGGCACTGCCGTTTCTCGTCGCGGCGAATCCGGTCAACTACGGGAAGCCCTTTCAGTTGAACACCGTGGAGGCGTTCGCCGCCGGGTTGTGCATCCTCGGCGAACGAGACCATGCCGAGGAAATCCTCTCGAAGTTCAGATGGGGCGAGACGTTTCTCGAATTGAACGACGAACCGCTTCGCCGATACGCCGACTGTACGGATTCGAGCGAGGTGGTCGCAGTACAGCAGGAGTATCTGGACGCAGGCGATTCGGACGAGTAACCGGACGAAGCGACGAACGACTTCCGACGCGGCAACTCAAAAACGTTTAAACGCGCGGGGAAGAAAACGCTCCGTATGGCCAGTTTCGACGCAGCGGAAAAACGGACGCTCGAAAAGATGATCTGCATGCGCTGTAACGCTCGCAACCCACAGCGAGCCCAGCAGTGCCGAAAATGCGGCTACAACAAACTCCGCCCGAAGAGCAAGGAATCGCGAAGCGCATAATCCGAGCAGATTTTTATCACACATCGACCGAAGAGCTACGCGTCTCGGTCGAACCACTCGTCTTCGAGAATCGCATACAGTTCGACATCGACGTACTCGCCGTCCAAAAATTCGGCTTCGACGTGCGTACTTTCGTGGCGGAACCCGAGCTTTTCCCAGATTCGCGCTGACCCGACGTTGGCGGAAAAGACGTGCGCAACCACGCGGTGGTGGCGACGTTCGCGGAAGGCGTAGTCGGTAATGAGCCGACTGGCCTCGGTACCGTAGCCCTCGCCCCAAAATTCCTCGGCGAGGAAGATGGCGACTTCCGCGTTGACACCCTTCGAATCCTCCGGATAGAGTCCGACGATGCCCATCGGTTCCCC of the Haladaptatus caseinilyticus genome contains:
- a CDS encoding nuclear transport factor 2 family protein, whose product is MDSEVVVRGYYDAIDAHDYETFEGLLAPDVVHDRPDRTIDGRETLVTFMRDDRPNKRTTHEISSVSGNGTTTVVEGRLLDSDGEELFTFEDEFTLVDGRITNIRTRAE
- a CDS encoding 50S ribosomal protein L40e; translation: MASFDAAEKRTLEKMICMRCNARNPQRAQQCRKCGYNKLRPKSKESRSA
- a CDS encoding GNAT family N-acetyltransferase encodes the protein MPGPVFLSGDRIDLRTVEEEDLDFLQTTVNDRAVRQYLGNRSPVNGHREREWYEEKASDDETTHLLICRDGEPMGIVGLYPEDSKGVNAEVAIFLAEEFWGEGYGTEASRLITDYAFRERRHHRVVAHVFSANVGSARIWEKLGFRHESTHVEAEFLDGEYVDVELYAILEDEWFDRDA
- a CDS encoding DUF367 family protein, which translates into the protein MRLHVRYEGDDDPKKCTARKLARFDLTELHRSSRATPYGIVLNPHAEQALSPADKEESQNLVALDCSWKSAETALFEMPGIHRALPFLVAANPVNYGKPFQLNTVEAFAAGLCILGERDHAEEILSKFRWGETFLELNDEPLRRYADCTDSSEVVAVQQEYLDAGDSDE